Proteins found in one Acidobacteriota bacterium genomic segment:
- a CDS encoding DUF2090 domain-containing protein, giving the protein MAVPQPVYVLAADHRWQIEEWCDAHAADRSRIPELKAIVVEGFRLARDRSPAAARHGALLLDEQYSSPLIAAAQRDGILVATPAERAGVFPLEWTSEPFHAALTGDMVKVIVRHRPEYSEERIAAERGKLRTLGDWCRVNARPFLLEVVVMRAHEDERTFETAGRPAILADYIRASYDAGIVPDFWKMEGTTDAAAAAVVDEAIAEREGPRFLVLGKGAGFGLVEQWFAAARRMRSAGGFAIGRTVYWEPCVKWMDGRLDRKGAVARVAANYERLIAAWEALAGSRPS; this is encoded by the coding sequence ATGGCCGTTCCGCAGCCCGTGTACGTGCTGGCGGCCGACCACCGCTGGCAGATCGAGGAGTGGTGCGACGCCCACGCCGCAGACCGGTCGCGCATCCCTGAGCTCAAGGCGATCGTCGTCGAGGGCTTCCGTCTTGCGCGGGACCGTTCCCCGGCTGCCGCCCGCCATGGCGCACTCCTCCTCGACGAGCAGTACTCGTCTCCGCTCATCGCCGCGGCGCAGCGCGACGGCATCCTGGTCGCCACGCCCGCCGAGAGGGCGGGCGTCTTCCCGCTCGAGTGGACGAGCGAGCCGTTCCACGCCGCGCTGACCGGTGACATGGTCAAGGTCATCGTCCGGCACCGCCCCGAGTACAGCGAAGAGCGCATCGCGGCCGAGCGCGGCAAGCTCCGGACCCTCGGCGACTGGTGCCGGGTCAACGCGCGGCCCTTCCTGCTCGAGGTCGTCGTCATGCGCGCGCACGAGGACGAGAGGACCTTCGAGACCGCCGGCCGGCCGGCCATCCTCGCCGATTACATCCGGGCGTCGTACGACGCCGGCATCGTGCCGGACTTCTGGAAGATGGAGGGCACGACCGATGCCGCAGCCGCGGCGGTGGTCGACGAGGCCATCGCCGAACGGGAAGGTCCGAGGTTCCTGGTACTCGGGAAGGGCGCCGGGTTCGGGCTCGTCGAGCAGTGGTTCGCCGCAGCGCGTCGCATGCGGAGCGCAGGCGGGTTCGCCATCGGACGCACGGTGTACTGGGAACCATGCGTGAAGTGGATGGACGGGCGTCTCGATCGTAAGGGCGCCGTGGCACGGGTGGCCGCCAACTAC
- a CDS encoding amino acid permease — protein sequence MTDATPTATPRAQLERGMGLLPATATNIISMVGIGPFLTIPVMIAVMNGPHIMYAWVAGAFIALCDGLVYAHLGAALPGSGGPYLYLREAYKPFGLGRLMAFLFIFQTILVAPLSVAGGAVGFADYLGFAWVGLSGWQHHLVAGLVCLGMTALLYRDIKSVSRLTVIMLVVVFVTVGWVILAGLFTFSPTQAFDYPDYAFTFDRSLFVAIGAASVLAMYSYGGYNQVCNIGEEIKNPTKTIPRSIVFSILVVATIYMLMTTVITGLIPWQEAKESTSVASLFIERTFTDPGQGRVAGLVMTGLILFVAASSLFALILGYSRIPFAAARDGDFFHVFARVHPTKNFPHVSLLVIGIISVPFCFFTLGQLVNWLMQVQILLRFIWQCGAVILLYEYRKDIAQPFKMWFYPLPALVSAALWTYLFFTGPTEGIVFSVLFLLAGIGAYFLFLRSKRAEA from the coding sequence ATGACCGACGCGACCCCGACCGCCACGCCGAGAGCCCAGCTCGAACGCGGCATGGGCCTCCTGCCGGCCACCGCGACCAACATCATCAGCATGGTGGGCATCGGGCCCTTCCTGACGATCCCCGTGATGATCGCGGTGATGAACGGCCCGCACATCATGTACGCCTGGGTGGCGGGCGCGTTCATCGCCCTCTGCGACGGACTGGTCTACGCCCATCTGGGCGCGGCGCTGCCCGGATCGGGCGGCCCTTACCTCTACCTTCGTGAGGCGTACAAGCCCTTCGGGCTCGGACGTCTCATGGCGTTCCTCTTCATCTTCCAGACGATTCTCGTCGCGCCGCTCTCGGTGGCGGGCGGGGCCGTGGGCTTCGCCGACTACCTCGGCTTCGCCTGGGTCGGCCTCTCCGGCTGGCAGCACCACCTCGTGGCCGGGCTCGTCTGCCTCGGCATGACGGCCCTGCTCTACCGCGACATCAAGTCGGTGAGCCGGCTGACGGTGATCATGCTCGTGGTCGTCTTCGTCACCGTCGGCTGGGTCATCCTCGCGGGCCTCTTCACGTTCTCTCCGACGCAGGCGTTCGACTACCCCGACTACGCGTTCACCTTCGACCGCAGCCTGTTCGTGGCCATCGGCGCCGCGTCGGTGCTGGCCATGTACAGCTACGGGGGCTACAACCAGGTCTGCAACATCGGCGAGGAGATCAAGAACCCGACGAAGACGATCCCGCGGTCGATCGTCTTCTCCATCCTCGTCGTCGCCACGATCTACATGCTGATGACCACGGTCATCACCGGCCTGATCCCGTGGCAGGAAGCGAAGGAGTCGACCAGCGTCGCGTCACTCTTCATCGAGAGGACGTTCACCGATCCAGGTCAGGGCCGCGTCGCCGGTCTCGTCATGACCGGGCTGATCCTGTTCGTGGCCGCATCGTCGCTCTTCGCGCTGATTCTCGGCTACTCCAGAATTCCGTTCGCCGCCGCCCGCGACGGAGACTTCTTCCACGTGTTCGCCAGGGTGCACCCGACCAAGAACTTCCCCCACGTCTCGCTGCTCGTCATCGGGATCATCTCGGTGCCCTTCTGCTTCTTCACGCTCGGGCAGCTCGTGAACTGGCTCATGCAGGTCCAGATCCTGCTCAGGTTCATCTGGCAGTGCGGCGCCGTGATCCTGCTGTACGAGTACCGCAAGGACATCGCCCAGCCGTTCAAGATGTGGTTCTATCCGCTGCCGGCGCTGGTCTCGGCCGCGCTGTGGACGTACCTCTTCTTCACCGGTCCGACCGAGGGCATCGTGTTCTCGGTACTCTTCCTGCTCGCGGGCATCGGCGCCTACTTCCTGTTCCTGCGCTCGAAGCGGGCGGAGGCGTGA
- a CDS encoding 6-phospho-beta-glucosidase, whose amino-acid sequence MRLAVIGGAGARTPLLVNGLARSDLPITDIALYDPDQARLGIIAPLARRLCGEARLTTTTRSVDAIEGADFVFVSIRVGGIAGRARDEAAALARGVIGQETVGPGGFAMAMRTIPHLVAYAREVVAHAPSAWIINFTNPVGIITQAVHAATGARIIGICDTPTELYEEVCHALDVPSRESFVDYFGLNHLGWVREVYHRGMPQMHRLWDDDERLGRVYRTPLFPADLLRELRLLPTEYVYYYYRAAEAFANISRAGRSRGQVIEALNAQLFDDLARPGHDPVAVYEAYIAARDAGYMQIESGSTTPRAKSPWAEATGYDKIALGTVAGIHFNRGSVIPLNVLNRGNLPDLADDDVVEVPCVVNANGALPLHVGAVPNAVRDLLVQVKDYERLTVDAALTGDPALARRALLRNPLVPSSHVADDLLSALVIR is encoded by the coding sequence GGTGATCGGGGGCGCGGGCGCGCGCACGCCCCTGCTCGTCAACGGGCTGGCCAGGTCGGATCTGCCCATCACCGACATCGCGCTGTACGACCCGGACCAGGCCCGGCTCGGCATCATCGCCCCGCTCGCCCGTCGACTCTGCGGCGAGGCGCGCCTCACGACCACCACCAGGTCGGTCGACGCCATCGAGGGCGCCGACTTCGTGTTCGTCAGCATCCGCGTCGGCGGCATCGCCGGCCGCGCCCGCGACGAGGCGGCGGCACTCGCGCGCGGCGTCATCGGGCAGGAAACGGTCGGCCCGGGCGGCTTCGCCATGGCGATGCGGACGATCCCGCACCTCGTCGCCTACGCCCGGGAAGTCGTCGCCCACGCGCCCTCGGCCTGGATCATCAATTTCACCAATCCCGTCGGCATCATCACCCAGGCCGTGCACGCGGCGACCGGCGCCCGCATCATCGGGATCTGCGACACGCCCACCGAGCTCTACGAAGAGGTGTGCCACGCGCTCGACGTGCCGTCGAGGGAATCGTTCGTCGACTACTTCGGGCTCAACCATCTGGGCTGGGTGCGCGAGGTCTACCATCGAGGCATGCCTCAGATGCATCGCCTCTGGGACGATGACGAACGGCTCGGACGCGTCTACCGCACGCCGCTCTTCCCGGCCGACCTGCTGCGTGAGCTTCGGCTGCTGCCGACCGAGTACGTCTACTACTACTACCGCGCGGCCGAGGCCTTCGCGAACATTTCCAGGGCCGGCCGGAGCCGGGGCCAGGTCATCGAGGCGCTCAACGCTCAGCTGTTCGACGACCTCGCCAGGCCGGGTCACGATCCCGTGGCGGTCTACGAGGCCTACATCGCCGCCCGCGACGCCGGCTACATGCAGATCGAGTCGGGCTCGACGACGCCCCGCGCGAAGTCGCCGTGGGCCGAGGCGACCGGCTACGACAAGATCGCTCTCGGGACGGTGGCCGGCATCCACTTCAACCGCGGGAGCGTCATCCCGCTGAACGTGCTGAACCGCGGCAACCTCCCCGACCTCGCCGACGACGACGTCGTCGAGGTTCCATGTGTGGTCAATGCCAACGGCGCGCTGCCGCTCCACGTCGGCGCCGTGCCAAACGCCGTCCGAGACCTCCTCGTGCAGGTGAAGGACTACGAGCGGCTCACCGTCGACGCCGCGCTCACGGGCGACCCGGCGCTCGCGCGCCGCGCTCTCCTCCGCAACCCGCTGGTGCCCTCCAGCCACGTCGCCGACGACCTGCTGTCGGCCCTGGTGATCAGATGA